The Acidianus manzaensis genome has a window encoding:
- the trxA gene encoding thioredoxin, with protein MSDIESLIKDIAKKLEEKANSLQEEDKSETITITDENFDDIISKNKIVVIDFWAQWCAPCHLYEPVFERVAKKYKDKAVFGRLNVDENSKTADKYNVLNIPTTLIFVNGELKENLVGAVDTDTLEQTLGKYL; from the coding sequence TTGAGTGATATAGAATCTTTAATAAAAGATATAGCAAAAAAACTAGAAGAGAAAGCAAATAGTCTACAAGAAGAGGATAAAAGCGAAACAATTACTATAACTGATGAGAATTTCGATGATATAATTTCAAAAAATAAAATAGTTGTAATAGACTTCTGGGCTCAATGGTGTGCTCCATGCCATTTATATGAACCAGTATTCGAGAGAGTAGCTAAAAAATACAAAGATAAGGCAGTCTTCGGAAGACTAAACGTAGATGAAAATTCTAAGACTGCTGATAAATACAATGTATTAAACATACCTACAACGTTAATCTTTGTTAATGGCGAACTTAAGGAAAATTTGGTTGGTGCTGTTGATACAGATACATTAGAGCAAACACTGGGAAAATATTTATGA
- a CDS encoding class I adenylate-forming enzyme family protein translates to MSLATLLYKWKNKNPSKTFLIDENSTVSYEKATEEVKKVASILSPGETIAHIMFNSLQSVYNYLGAYWAGSKIVMIDPLTSSEDLKFILEDSNPSIVFTDKEIYDREKNILKNYKTVTSIENSKILNEKPYEYREDEVGLIYYYAGIAGRTMQVLHSAERVELNSASLYNTIKLNNISTVLTVPLAHVLGNSVLGLVLEDGGSMYVLKKFNAKETISVINKYSMNFLATVPMVYDSLNNEEGNLSSLKICVSTAAPLFPNTVKLFKEKFGKDIVQQYGFTEGLVVTYQPIEYSNVISIGKPILQAEIKIVKDDNTEAKIGETGELWVKAPWLMLGYKDEEETRKVYEGEWLKTGDLVMMNEEGLLFFKGIKKRMLKYKGYPIFPRDLETILLNHPSVTSAYVYGEDSGNLGTQPVAKVTVKEKREGLDEELLNYVNQRVAFYKRLKRVYIVDKLE, encoded by the coding sequence ATGAGCTTAGCTACACTTTTATATAAATGGAAAAATAAAAATCCTTCAAAAACGTTCTTAATTGATGAAAATTCAACCGTAAGCTATGAAAAAGCAACAGAAGAAGTAAAAAAAGTAGCATCCATTCTTTCGCCTGGTGAAACTATAGCGCATATAATGTTTAACTCTCTTCAGTCTGTCTATAATTATTTGGGAGCATACTGGGCAGGGTCAAAAATTGTAATGATAGATCCTTTAACCTCTTCAGAAGATCTAAAATTTATTTTAGAAGACTCTAATCCTAGTATAGTATTTACTGATAAAGAAATATATGATAGAGAGAAAAATATACTAAAAAACTATAAAACAGTTACCTCAATAGAAAACAGTAAAATTTTGAATGAGAAACCTTATGAGTATAGAGAAGATGAAGTAGGATTAATATATTATTATGCAGGAATCGCAGGAAGAACGATGCAAGTCTTACATAGTGCTGAAAGAGTAGAATTAAATTCTGCTTCATTATATAATACTATAAAATTAAACAATATCTCTACTGTACTTACAGTTCCACTAGCTCATGTTTTAGGAAATAGTGTGCTAGGATTAGTATTAGAAGATGGAGGATCAATGTATGTATTGAAAAAATTTAATGCAAAAGAAACTATATCCGTAATAAATAAATATTCAATGAATTTCCTAGCTACAGTACCTATGGTTTATGATTCTTTAAATAATGAAGAAGGTAATTTAAGTAGTTTAAAAATATGTGTAAGTACAGCAGCTCCCCTCTTTCCTAATACAGTAAAGTTATTCAAGGAAAAGTTTGGGAAAGATATAGTTCAACAATATGGCTTTACAGAAGGTTTAGTAGTTACATATCAACCAATTGAATATTCTAATGTAATAAGTATAGGAAAACCAATATTACAAGCTGAAATAAAAATAGTTAAAGATGATAATACTGAAGCTAAAATAGGAGAAACAGGTGAATTATGGGTAAAAGCACCATGGTTAATGCTTGGATATAAGGATGAAGAAGAAACTAGAAAAGTATACGAAGGAGAATGGCTTAAAACTGGAGATTTAGTTATGATGAACGAGGAAGGATTACTTTTCTTTAAAGGAATAAAGAAGAGAATGCTAAAATATAAAGGATATCCAATATTTCCAAGAGATTTGGAAACAATATTACTTAATCATCCTTCAGTAACTAGTGCTTATGTTTATGGTGAAGATTCAGGAAATCTAGGTACCCAACCAGTAGCTAAAGTTACTGTCAAAGAAAAAAGAGAGGGATTAGATGAAGAGTTATTAAATTATGTTAACCAAAGAGTAGCATTTTATAAGAGATTAAAAAGAGTATATATAGTGGATAAACTTGAGTGA